From Spirosoma aerolatum, one genomic window encodes:
- a CDS encoding lipocalin family protein, which produces MKTSLFSICIGLLVCILAIACKKESDVTPNIVGKWQQQAYQYRIVYEVNGSQYDKTGTRKLSSANTIEFKSDGTTSGLSRAYTYTLVGDQLTLRYGASTETAKVTITGDQLTAIGNNIIAGLSEADKLKEAKGWAVEVNGTSGGDGEYINISKATKASEVYPISVYKRVN; this is translated from the coding sequence ATGAAAACAAGTTTATTCTCTATCTGTATTGGACTTCTTGTGTGTATACTGGCAATAGCCTGTAAGAAAGAGTCTGACGTAACGCCTAACATTGTTGGCAAATGGCAGCAGCAAGCCTACCAATATCGCATTGTGTATGAGGTTAATGGGAGCCAGTATGACAAAACGGGTACCCGCAAACTCAGTTCTGCGAATACAATCGAGTTTAAAAGTGATGGGACGACCAGTGGCCTATCACGTGCCTATACCTATACACTCGTCGGCGATCAGCTCACGCTACGCTATGGAGCCTCTACTGAAACTGCCAAAGTGACGATTACGGGCGACCAATTGACGGCAATCGGTAACAATATCATTGCCGGACTATCGGAAGCCGACAAACTCAAGGAAGCAAAAGGCTGGGCCGTTGAAGTGAACGGAACCAGTGGGGGCGATGGGGAATATATCAATATCAGCAAAGCCACCAAAGCATCCGAAGTATACCCGATTTCGGTGTATAAACGGGTCAACTGA
- a CDS encoding DUF4476 domain-containing protein: MNNNVWLLLFSLFLGVSVSAQTLTGRWEAEEVSLEITTILKAGILEVKQPHFGSKPARNRLVAEFLPNGTFRMNGESGTYRQQGNEVYADVNGKTEVYTVYRTGDQLQLWGSNVVASQNQQERTATAIMMVRQMGMQRSFESLQLTDRVSSVRLGTHFRYVGEAQPAYQSQGNVYATPNRVDCVVSSADLDRIKERVEAAAFDSEKPKILKAALATKRCFSTDQILELLALFTFDSEKLPLAKYAYSYVTDRDNYDQITDAFDFDTSKDELRTFIRGRR, translated from the coding sequence ATGAATAATAATGTATGGCTACTGTTATTCAGTCTATTCCTTGGCGTATCTGTTTCTGCGCAGACCCTAACAGGCCGATGGGAAGCGGAGGAAGTTTCGCTCGAAATTACCACGATCCTGAAAGCCGGAATCCTGGAAGTAAAACAACCGCATTTTGGGTCAAAACCGGCCCGAAATCGGCTGGTGGCCGAGTTTTTGCCGAATGGTACGTTTCGGATGAACGGCGAGTCGGGCACGTACCGACAGCAGGGCAACGAAGTCTATGCCGATGTAAATGGCAAAACGGAAGTATATACTGTTTATCGCACAGGCGATCAGCTTCAGCTTTGGGGTTCCAATGTAGTGGCCTCTCAGAACCAGCAGGAGCGCACGGCCACTGCCATCATGATGGTGCGGCAAATGGGCATGCAGCGAAGTTTTGAGTCGTTGCAGCTAACCGACCGGGTCAGCAGTGTCCGATTAGGTACGCATTTCCGATACGTAGGAGAAGCCCAACCTGCTTACCAAAGCCAGGGTAATGTCTACGCAACGCCCAATCGAGTTGATTGCGTGGTGAGTAGTGCCGACCTGGATCGCATCAAAGAGCGGGTAGAAGCGGCTGCCTTTGATTCTGAAAAGCCTAAAATTCTGAAAGCCGCTCTGGCTACCAAACGCTGTTTCAGCACCGACCAGATTCTGGAATTACTGGCTCTTTTTACGTTCGATTCCGAGAAACTGCCCCTTGCAAAATATGCCTACAGTTATGTAACGGACCGTGATAATTACGATCAGATTACCGATGCGTTCGATTTCGATACCTCGAAAGACGAGTTGCGGACATTTATCCGGGGCCGTCGCTGA
- the tssD gene encoding type VI secretion system tube protein TssD — MPDFASSFDAYFSWAGGPTGDDAIPVNSCNFSLSQSIDDKGRIASKVFGGTVFVQITPSGMDTMKQLWEWMVDADGKKESAQIEFRNIDSEQVQKKLELTDVYCVQYSESFTEVGSAPMSLSLTLTARELKMFDTAHVNRW, encoded by the coding sequence ATGCCAGATTTTGCTTCCAGTTTCGACGCTTATTTTTCGTGGGCAGGTGGGCCCACAGGGGACGACGCAATCCCCGTAAATTCCTGTAATTTTTCACTTTCTCAATCCATCGACGACAAAGGACGCATTGCCTCCAAAGTATTTGGTGGAACCGTATTTGTGCAGATTACTCCTTCGGGTATGGACACCATGAAGCAGCTTTGGGAGTGGATGGTTGATGCCGATGGCAAGAAAGAGTCGGCTCAGATCGAGTTTCGGAATATCGATTCCGAACAAGTACAGAAAAAACTTGAACTAACGGATGTTTACTGCGTGCAATACAGCGAAAGCTTTACAGAAGTTGGATCGGCGCCGATGTCGCTTAGTCTGACTCTGACGGCGCGTGAGCTAAAAATGTTTGACACCGCGCACGTTAATCGGTGGTAA